The Gammaproteobacteria bacterium genome includes the window GAGCACCATCATCGGCGACCGTGCCTTTCATTGTGATCCGGAGCGGGTTGCTGATCTGGCGCATTCCTATATGAGCGGCATGGCGCGTGCAGGCATGGCGGCGACCGGCAAACACTTCCCCGGCCATGGCGCAGTAGAGGCTGATTCACACATCGCCATCCCCATGGATAATCGGCGCTATGAAGACATCTACGCCGAAGACATATTGCCGTTCGAGCGCATGATTCACTTCGGATTGGCGGCCGTGATGCCAGCCCATGTGATTTATCCGCGCGTTGATCCGCACCCTGCGGGATTTTCACCGTTCTGGATGCAGGAAGTACTGCGCAAGCGCCTGGATTTTCAGGGCGTGATTTTCAGTGATGATTTGAGCATGGAGGGCGCCAGCGTGGCGGGCGGCTATGTCGAGCGTGCCCATGCCGCACTGAATGCGGGTTGTGACATGGCGCTGGTGTGCAACAATCCCGAGGCGGCAGCGCAAGTCGCGGAAGCACTCGTCGATCATCACAGTCCTGCCTCACACGCCCGCCTGTTGCGCATGCGCGGCCGTACCGCCCCTGACCGCCTGCAACTGCAACAGACACCAGCCTGGCAGCAGGCGGTGCAGGCCGTCATCGGCCACGCCATGGTGTAGTATGCGGGTCGCTGCTGCCGTCATTTGAGCCGACATCGCCGGTCATCACGAATATCCAAATACAGGCTTGCATGCCATTAAAGTCAGCGCGCCATCTGCCGATAACCTGTCAGCTAACCTCGACCTTGGGAAATATCCCCCGGGTGCATGGGCGCGTCAAGGGTAGTGCCGATGCGCATCCTGCCTATTCCACAAGCCATTGTTTGGCATGGATATTATACAGAACAGGGGTTCTTTAATGGGGATTGTAAAAACCGTCAACCTGGCACCTGGCATGACACTGGAGAGTGATGTCAGGGATCGTAGCGGCCGGTTGCTGTTGCGATTGAATGCTCAAATTACCGAAAAATCCTTGCGTACGCTCAAGGCCTGGGGTGTTACCTGGGTGCGCATCAAGGACGTCGCTGATGCGGTCTCATCCACCGATGCCCTCCCAGTGCCCGACATTACCCCAGCCATCCTTGAGGCGGCAAGGGATGAGGCATCGAAGTTTTTCGCACTTTCAAACCTTGAGCATCCCCTGATTCGGGAATTATTTGAAATCTGTGTGACAAAAACTTCCCTGCGCATCCAACAAGAGAAATAATATGCCACGCTCCGCAGAAAGCCTGGTTAAAGGGGCCATAAGTGTTGCATCGCTGCCGGAAATCTTCATACGCTTGAATGAAGAGGTCAATAACCCTTACAGCAACCTGTCTGACATAGCCGACATCATTTCCGAGGACACGGGTCTGGCAGCCAGAATGCTGAGGATTGCCAATAGTGCGATGTTCAATTTCCCATCACCAGTCCTCACCATCAGTCATGCCATTACGATTCTGGGGACAAGGCAGCTGAGGGATATCGTGCTGGCAACCTATGCCATAAAGACATTCAAGGACATTTCGGGTGACCTGGTTAACATGAGATCATTCTGGCAGCATAGCATCGCCTGCGGAATCGCGGCACGTGTGCTGGCAACCTACCAGCGTGAGCCTAACATAGAGCGCTTTTATGTGCTGGGGTTGCTGCATGATATAGGCCTGCTTATCCTTTATCAGGAGATCCCGAGTGTTGCCAGCACAATACTCAAGAAATGCCGCCAAGAAGAATTACTTTTGTATGCCGCAGAGGAGGAGGTGCTGGGCTACAATCACGCCCTGGTGGGCAGGCTACTGCTCAAGGCGTGGAAACTCCCGGAGTCGGCGCAGGAGGCGGTAGGGTGTCATCATTGTCCGCGGCTTGCCACTTCCTATCCGGACGAGGCCGCCCTCATACATGTCGCTGACATCCTGGCGACTGCCATGCAAATGGGGGATGGCGGTGAGCACAGGGTACCCCCGATTGAGGCCGAGGCATGGGCGCGCATAGGTCTCCAGACCAGCATGATCAATGACATAACCCAGCAAATAGATCTGCAATACAATGATGTCGTAGAGTTGTTTCTTGCCTGACCATGCACCCGACAGACAGCAGCAGGGATGAAGTAGTACACCATCTGCAGGAGCGTATTGAGCATCTGGAGCAGGTTAACCGCTGGCATATGCAGGCCCTGGACATGCTGGCTTCCATGGGCGACATGCACCGAGATGCCAGTCGCAGCCGCACACCCCACTATATATACAGTGTTACCCGCCGACACCTGGCGCGGTTGATTGATTTTGATGTTACTGCGTTTGTAGGGCTCAACGAGGAAGACTCTTCCTTCGCGCTGGATGATTGTGAGCCACAATCCAGGTTTGAAGAAATTAATCAGGAAGTCGACAGGCTCATTGATCAGGGGAAATTTGCCTGGGTTCTGAATCGGAATCATCCAGTGGTGCTGAAAGCGGGCGTCAACGGGTCACTGATATTGCTCCACGTACTTGCTTCAAAAACGCGTGTGCGAGGCGTATTCGTCGGCTTTATGGCTGAGGGCAGCAAATCACCCTCCTCTGTCGTTCTGAACTTCATATCGATCGTGCTCCATAACTGTGCTCAGGCCCTGGAAAGTTCGGCGCTTTACAATCTGGTCAGCGCGCACAACAAGGGGCTCAAGAAAATCATACAGCAGCGTACACGTGAGCTTGAATATCAATATGGGCATGACAGTCTAACCGGCCTGCCTAACAGGCTGCTTTTCCACGACCGAATGAGGCAGGCCATATCGAGTGCTGCACGCTACAAAAGAATGGTCGCGGTAATGGTTGTCGATCTTGATATGTTTAAGCGCATTAATGACACCCTGGGGCATGAGTCGGGTGACAAGCTGCTTACAGAAGAGGGTCGGCGCCTGCTCAGGGCAATGGAAGAAACCGATCTTCTGGCCCCGCACGTGAGCGTAACAGTTTCACATCTGGGCGGTGATGAGTTCGGAATTTTGCTGACCAGTCTGGGCGATGTTGAGTCCATTCCGCATATAGCCAAGTGCATTATCGAAGCCCTTTCCATGCCGTTGCGCATCAACGGACACGAGATACATGTTACCAGTAGCGTCGGCATAAGTTTGTACCCTGCCGACGGTGCTGACCCTGAAACCCTGCTCAAGAATGCCAATGCTGCTATGCAGCATGCAAAACAGGATGGCGGCGACAGATATCTGTTTTATGCCGAGGAAATGAACTCTGCTTCATTGCAGCAACTTTTGCTGGAAAACAGCCTGCGTCATGCTGTTGGGAACAATGAGCTGATGCTTCATTACCAGCCCAAGGTTGATATCTGTACGGGCAATATCAGCGGTTGGGAAGCCCTTATCCGCTGGCGCCATCCGGACATAGGGGTGGTGCTGCCAAGCGGGTTCATTCCCATTGCAGAAAATACCGGACTCATAACAACCATCAGCGAATGGGTGTTGCATGCCGCCTGCAGTCAGGCAAAAGTGTGGCTGGATGACGGGTTTTCGGATATTTGTATTTCGGTAAACTTGTCGGCCAAACAGTTCCTGCAGAAGAATATGCTTGAGCTTATTGTTTCGATTCTGGATGACGTCAAGTTGCCAGCGCGCCATCTGGAGCTGGAGATTACCGAAAGTACCATGATGAAAGATATCGAAGCTACCACCGCTACCCTTGATGCCCTGCATAAAATTGGCGTCAGACTGTCAATCGATGATTTCGGCACAGGTTATTCCTCGCTGAACTATCTGAAGCGCTTCCCCATAGATATTCTGAAGGTTGATCGCTCATTCATACGTGATGTCACCTTCAATTCGGACGACGCCGCCATTGTGACGGCCATTATTGCCATGTCCCATAGTATGGGCCTGAAGGTGGTCGCGGAGGGTGTGGAAACCAGTGAACAGCTCGACTTTTTGCGCTCTATACAATGTGAGGAAATACAGGGCTATCTTTTCAGTGCCGCCGTTCCGGAAGATCAGGCCATCCAGATGATGAGATCCGGCAAGCGTCTGCATCATGTGCCTTTGTGACAGGGGATGGGTGCAGGCTTGCCTACAGATAGTCGTCTGACAGGGCCTGCTTGAGATGTCAGATTCGTGTAAGTCGCGCGCACTCTGGCCAGTGTCCATTTGCCCCCCTATACTTCACTACGATGACCTCCGCGAGGAATGCCAATGCCGGTTAATGTAAGTAAGGCGCTTGATGTTTACGCACATGCCGAGTGTCTGTACGACCAGGCGGCGGTTGAGGCAGCGTTGACGCGCATGGCGGGCGAGATCGCGGATCGCCTCAAGGGCAGTAACCCCCTGCTCTTGTGCACCATGACCGGTGGTGTGGTGGTGACGGGACATTTGCTGACGCGGCTCGATTTCCCGTTGCAGATCGACTATCTGCACGCCACGCGCTATGCGAGCAGTACACAGGGCGGTGCGCTACAATGGAATGCACGGCCCGTAACCCCCTTGCGTGATCGCACGGTACTGGTGGTGGATGACATCCTGGATGAAGGCAATACGCTGGCAGAGATTTTGGAGTACTGCAAGACGGAAGGGGCGCGGGAGGTGTATAGCGCGGTGCTGGCGAACAAGCTGCATGACCGCAAATGCGATGTGCACGCCGACTTTGTCGGGTTGACAGTGCCGGACCGCTATGTGTTTGGTTACGGCATGGATTACAAGAGTTACTGGCGCAACGCACCCGGCATCTTTGCAGTACGGGAGGAAGATATTTAAATGACCCAACTGGCCATTATCGGCGGCAGCGGGCTGACCTCGCTGAAAAATCTGGAAGTCACGCGGCGCGAGGTGGTATATACCCCCTACGGTGAGCCCTCCGGCCCACTGACGCATGGCAGGCTATGCGGCAAGGAGGTGGTATTTCTTCCGCGTCACGGCTATGGCCACACCATCCCGCCTCACCTGATCAACTATCGCGCAAATCTGCAGGCACTGCAGCAGATAGGCGTGAAGCAGATCATTGCCATCGCGGCGGTGGGCAGCATCCGTGCCGACGTGTTGCCGGGCAGTATCGTTATTCCGGATCAGATCGTCGACTATACGTGGGGGCGGGCGCATACGTTTTTCGAGGGTGGCGAGGTGCCTGTTACACATATTGATTTTAGCCAGCCTTACAGTGCCGAATTGCGTGCATTGCTAATGCGCGGCTGCGCCGACGCCGGGCTGGCATGTAATGGTCAGGCGACCTACGGTGCGACACAGGGGCCACGGCTGGAGACCGCCGCCGAGATCAATCGCATGGAGCGTGATGGCTGCGACATTGTGGGCATGACAGGCATGCCGGAGGCGGGGTTGGCGGCCGAACTCGGGTTGGCCTACGCCTCCTGTGCAGTGGTGGCGAACATGGCGGCGGGGCGGGGCGCGGAGTCCATTTCCATGGCCGAGATTGAGCACACGCTCAAGCAGGCGATGGAGAACGTGCGCACACTGCTTGAGCATGTGATTCCGCTGACCTGACATGGCCGTCAGGGAGGTCCTGCGTATGGGTAACCCGCTGCTGCTGCAAGTGGCCCAGCCGGTGACCGCGTTTAATACCCCTGATCTCGATGGCCTTATTGCCGACATGTTCGACACCATGGCGGCGCGCAATGGCGCTGGACTCGCCGCCCCCCAGATAGGTGTCAGCCTGCGCGTAGTGATCTTTGGTGTGGAGCACAACCCGCGCTACCCGGACGCCGAGCCGGTGCCGACCACAGCGCTGATCAACCCGGTGATAGAGGTGACGGGTGATGAGGACGACGAATTGTGGGAGGGTTGTTTGAGTGTGCCCGGCATGCGCGGCCTGGTGCGGCGCCCAACCCAGGTGCGTTATTCGGGTTTCGACCAGCGCGGCAACCGTATCGAGCGCGAGGTGCGGGATTTCCACGCCCGCGTGGTGCAGCACGAGTGCGATCATCTCGACGGCATTTTGTATCCGCTGCGCATCGCTGATACGCGCCTGTTCGGTTTTGAGGAGGAGTTGCTGCGGGCCGCAGACCGTATCTGATGCGCATCGCGCTCGGGGTTGAGTATGACGGTACGCGCTTTTATGGCTGGCAGGTACAGCCTGGTACGCGTACGGTTCAGGGGTGTATCGAGCGGGCCTTGTCGAAGGTTGCCGATCATCCGCTGCGTGTTATTACCGCAGGCCGTACTGATACCGGTGTGCATGCCCTGGGGCAGGTAATCCACTTTGACACCGATGCCGTGCGTGAGGAGCACTCCTGGGTCTTTGGTGCCAATGCCCATCTTCCCGATGACTGTGGCGTGGTGTGGGCGCGGCGCGTGGACGACGACTTCAGCGCCCGCTTTTCCGCCACGGCGCGGCATTACCGCTATGTGATCTTCAATCGCGCTGTGCGCCCAGGTGCATTTGGCACCCAGGTGAGCTGGTGTTACC containing:
- the nagZ gene encoding beta-N-acetylhexosaminidase, producing MPLGPVMLDLAGLEISPVERELLQHPAVGGVILFTRNYASADQVAMLVAEIHRLREPRLLVAVDHEGGRVQRFREGFTAMPAVRQLGALYDSDRKRAKRLAETHGWLMAAEVRAVGIDFSFAPVLDLDRGVSTIIGDRAFHCDPERVADLAHSYMSGMARAGMAATGKHFPGHGAVEADSHIAIPMDNRRYEDIYAEDILPFERMIHFGLAAVMPAHVIYPRVDPHPAGFSPFWMQEVLRKRLDFQGVIFSDDLSMEGASVAGGYVERAHAALNAGCDMALVCNNPEAAAQVAEALVDHHSPASHARLLRMRGRTAPDRLQLQQTPAWQQAVQAVIGHAMV
- a CDS encoding bifunctional diguanylate cyclase/phosphodiesterase, with protein sequence MHPTDSSRDEVVHHLQERIEHLEQVNRWHMQALDMLASMGDMHRDASRSRTPHYIYSVTRRHLARLIDFDVTAFVGLNEEDSSFALDDCEPQSRFEEINQEVDRLIDQGKFAWVLNRNHPVVLKAGVNGSLILLHVLASKTRVRGVFVGFMAEGSKSPSSVVLNFISIVLHNCAQALESSALYNLVSAHNKGLKKIIQQRTRELEYQYGHDSLTGLPNRLLFHDRMRQAISSAARYKRMVAVMVVDLDMFKRINDTLGHESGDKLLTEEGRRLLRAMEETDLLAPHVSVTVSHLGGDEFGILLTSLGDVESIPHIAKCIIEALSMPLRINGHEIHVTSSVGISLYPADGADPETLLKNANAAMQHAKQDGGDRYLFYAEEMNSASLQQLLLENSLRHAVGNNELMLHYQPKVDICTGNISGWEALIRWRHPDIGVVLPSGFIPIAENTGLITTISEWVLHAACSQAKVWLDDGFSDICISVNLSAKQFLQKNMLELIVSILDDVKLPARHLELEITESTMMKDIEATTATLDALHKIGVRLSIDDFGTGYSSLNYLKRFPIDILKVDRSFIRDVTFNSDDAAIVTAIIAMSHSMGLKVVAEGVETSEQLDFLRSIQCEEIQGYLFSAAVPEDQAIQMMRSGKRLHHVPL
- a CDS encoding hypoxanthine-guanine phosphoribosyltransferase; the encoded protein is MPVNVSKALDVYAHAECLYDQAAVEAALTRMAGEIADRLKGSNPLLLCTMTGGVVVTGHLLTRLDFPLQIDYLHATRYASSTQGGALQWNARPVTPLRDRTVLVVDDILDEGNTLAEILEYCKTEGAREVYSAVLANKLHDRKCDVHADFVGLTVPDRYVFGYGMDYKSYWRNAPGIFAVREEDI
- a CDS encoding S-methyl-5'-thioinosine phosphorylase; the protein is MTQLAIIGGSGLTSLKNLEVTRREVVYTPYGEPSGPLTHGRLCGKEVVFLPRHGYGHTIPPHLINYRANLQALQQIGVKQIIAIAAVGSIRADVLPGSIVIPDQIVDYTWGRAHTFFEGGEVPVTHIDFSQPYSAELRALLMRGCADAGLACNGQATYGATQGPRLETAAEINRMERDGCDIVGMTGMPEAGLAAELGLAYASCAVVANMAAGRGAESISMAEIEHTLKQAMENVRTLLEHVIPLT
- a CDS encoding HDOD domain-containing protein; translated protein: MPRSAESLVKGAISVASLPEIFIRLNEEVNNPYSNLSDIADIISEDTGLAARMLRIANSAMFNFPSPVLTISHAITILGTRQLRDIVLATYAIKTFKDISGDLVNMRSFWQHSIACGIAARVLATYQREPNIERFYVLGLLHDIGLLILYQEIPSVASTILKKCRQEELLLYAAEEEVLGYNHALVGRLLLKAWKLPESAQEAVGCHHCPRLATSYPDEAALIHVADILATAMQMGDGGEHRVPPIEAEAWARIGLQTSMINDITQQIDLQYNDVVELFLA
- the def gene encoding peptide deformylase translates to MAVREVLRMGNPLLLQVAQPVTAFNTPDLDGLIADMFDTMAARNGAGLAAPQIGVSLRVVIFGVEHNPRYPDAEPVPTTALINPVIEVTGDEDDELWEGCLSVPGMRGLVRRPTQVRYSGFDQRGNRIEREVRDFHARVVQHECDHLDGILYPLRIADTRLFGFEEELLRAADRI
- the truA gene encoding tRNA pseudouridine(38-40) synthase TruA → MRIALGVEYDGTRFYGWQVQPGTRTVQGCIERALSKVADHPLRVITAGRTDTGVHALGQVIHFDTDAVREEHSWVFGANAHLPDDCGVVWARRVDDDFSARFSATARHYRYVIFNRAVRPGAFGTQVSWCYRPLTVEWMQAAAHHLVGEHDFSSYRALSCQAKHAVRTVQRLDVVRQGELVVIDIVANAFLQHMVRNIAGVLMTIGAGERPPEWAREVLEARDRTLGGVTATPHGLTLMAVDYPARFGLPRPTAALCF